From a single Acidimicrobiia bacterium genomic region:
- a CDS encoding Rrf2 family transcriptional regulator has product MRISEGVEWGLHCAVLLAAIPADAALPTGRLAEFHGVPAAYLAKHLQAMSRAGLLESVPGARGGYRLARPPAAITVRDVVEAIDGPQPAFRCTEIRRRGPAAVGARAYRLPCSIHQVMDRADAAWRDELARTSIADLVAMVAENAPAAGLQKGIAWVTDAVSR; this is encoded by the coding sequence ATGCGCATCTCGGAAGGTGTCGAGTGGGGGCTGCACTGTGCCGTGCTCCTCGCCGCGATCCCGGCCGACGCGGCGTTGCCGACCGGTCGCCTCGCCGAGTTCCACGGCGTCCCGGCCGCGTACCTGGCGAAGCACCTGCAGGCGATGTCGCGCGCGGGGCTGCTCGAGTCCGTGCCCGGCGCGCGCGGCGGGTACCGCCTGGCTCGACCGCCCGCGGCCATCACCGTGCGCGACGTCGTGGAGGCGATCGACGGGCCGCAGCCCGCGTTCCGTTGCACCGAGATCCGCCGGCGCGGTCCGGCCGCGGTCGGCGCGCGCGCGTACCGGTTGCCGTGCTCGATCCACCAGGTGATGGACCGCGCCGATGCCGCGTGGCGTGACGAGCTGGCGCGCACGTCGATCGCGGATCTGGTCGCGATGGTCGCCGAGAACGCGCCGGCCGCCGGTCTGCAGAAGGGCATCGCCTGGGTGACCGACGCGGTGAGCCGCTGA
- a CDS encoding DUF459 domain-containing protein encodes MVDISDEPSTTLTAPPPKVREGEPPRRPMPAGHVILVALVALFVGSLLNARGMLKTAHSLNLESTRREISLFFAKPLYRVAHFLHTDRPREWLQDLVGRNGDDDIASVAGPSPTTPSTTTTTVPAVAGQVTTPPTAPPRPIFDAAHPLRIYVAGDSLAETPGQQFVNLVTGVADISVPDGVDFKISSGISRPDYFNWPQHILDQVQKINPNLVVLTFGANDDQAVQSPDGKVHSFGSDGWITEYRRRVGGLMDALVAQNRQVFWVGIPIVRDPARWARYQVIDQIYESEAAARPGRVFFIPTTPLLADPTGHYADYLPNASGQQVQVRAQDGIHFQPAGGKRIAEAVLAKIHEVYDLR; translated from the coding sequence ATGGTCGACATCAGCGACGAACCGTCCACCACGCTCACCGCGCCACCGCCGAAGGTGCGCGAAGGCGAGCCGCCGCGCCGGCCGATGCCTGCGGGGCACGTCATCCTCGTCGCGCTCGTCGCGCTGTTCGTCGGCTCGCTGCTCAACGCGAGAGGCATGTTGAAGACGGCGCACAGCCTCAACCTGGAGAGCACGCGCCGCGAGATCTCGCTGTTCTTCGCCAAGCCGCTCTATCGCGTCGCGCACTTCCTCCACACCGACCGGCCCCGCGAGTGGCTCCAGGATCTCGTCGGGCGCAATGGCGACGACGACATCGCGTCGGTCGCGGGACCGTCGCCGACGACGCCCTCGACGACGACAACGACCGTGCCTGCGGTCGCGGGGCAGGTGACGACGCCGCCGACCGCGCCGCCGAGACCGATCTTCGACGCCGCGCACCCGCTGCGCATCTACGTCGCCGGCGATTCGCTCGCCGAGACACCCGGGCAGCAGTTCGTCAACCTCGTCACGGGCGTCGCGGACATCTCGGTGCCGGACGGCGTGGACTTCAAGATCTCGAGCGGGATCTCGCGTCCGGACTACTTCAACTGGCCGCAGCACATCCTCGACCAGGTCCAGAAGATCAACCCGAACCTCGTCGTGCTCACGTTCGGCGCGAACGACGACCAAGCCGTGCAGTCGCCCGACGGCAAGGTGCACAGCTTCGGGAGCGACGGGTGGATCACCGAGTACCGGCGTCGCGTCGGCGGGCTGATGGACGCGCTCGTCGCGCAGAACCGGCAGGTGTTCTGGGTCGGCATCCCGATCGTGCGCGACCCCGCACGCTGGGCCCGGTACCAGGTGATCGACCAGATCTACGAGTCCGAGGCCGCGGCCCGGCCCGGGAGGGTGTTCTTCATCCCGACCACGCCGTTGCTCGCCGACCCGACCGGGCACTACGCCGACTACCTGCCGAACGCGTCGGGCCAGCAGGTGCAGGTGCGCGCGCAGGACGGCATCCACTTCCAGCCCGCGGGCGGCAAGCGCATCGCGGAGGCCGTCCTCGCGAAGATCCACGAGGTCTACGACCTGAGGTGA
- a CDS encoding IS30 family transposase, which produces MRREIIRLAARGLTYGQILERVDVAMGTVSNVLVPLGGVVKPHMWEPSRARLSLEERTEIRVGLELGESFAAIGRRIGRVTSTVSREVHANGGRHRYRPFAAHARACVRARRPKPSKLACPRLRARVEQDLRRLWSPQQIATRLRDEFPDEPEMWISHETIYKSLFVQGRGELRRELARCLRTGRTQRIHQHRDDRRGRIPEMIHISERPAEVADRAIPGHWEGDLLVGKDNKSAVATLVERATRYVLLAHLADQRAETVRDALIARVATLPEHLWRSLTWDQGREMTRHVEFTQLTGITVYFCDPHSPWQRGSNENTNGLLRQYMPKGTDLSPLTQQQLDAIAIELNGRPRQTLGWQTPAEKLTELLATTG; this is translated from the coding sequence GTGCGTCGGGAGATCATCAGGCTGGCGGCGCGGGGGTTGACGTATGGGCAGATCCTCGAACGCGTCGATGTCGCGATGGGGACGGTCAGCAACGTTTTGGTGCCCTTGGGCGGGGTTGTGAAGCCGCACATGTGGGAGCCGTCGCGGGCGCGGCTGTCGTTGGAGGAACGGACAGAGATCCGTGTCGGCTTGGAGTTGGGCGAGTCGTTCGCGGCGATCGGGCGGCGGATCGGGCGGGTGACCTCGACGGTGTCGCGGGAGGTGCACGCCAACGGCGGTCGTCACCGTTACCGGCCGTTCGCCGCGCATGCACGGGCGTGTGTGCGGGCCCGGCGGCCGAAGCCGTCGAAGTTGGCGTGCCCGCGGTTGCGGGCGCGGGTGGAACAGGACCTGCGACGCTTGTGGTCGCCGCAGCAGATCGCGACACGGCTGCGCGACGAGTTCCCGGACGAGCCGGAGATGTGGATCTCCCACGAGACGATCTACAAGAGCCTGTTCGTGCAAGGCCGCGGGGAGCTACGCCGCGAGCTCGCCCGGTGCCTGCGCACCGGACGCACCCAGCGCATCCACCAGCATCGCGACGACCGGCGGGGCCGGATCCCCGAGATGATCCACATCAGCGAACGGCCCGCCGAGGTCGCGGATCGGGCGATCCCCGGGCACTGGGAAGGCGACCTGCTCGTCGGCAAGGACAACAAAAGCGCGGTCGCGACACTCGTCGAACGCGCGACGCGCTACGTGCTGCTCGCACACCTCGCCGATCAGCGGGCCGAGACCGTCCGCGACGCGCTCATCGCACGCGTCGCGACACTGCCCGAACACCTGTGGCGGTCACTCACCTGGGACCAGGGCCGAGAGATGACCCGCCACGTCGAGTTCACCCAGCTGACCGGCATCACCGTCTACTTCTGCGACCCGCACAGCCCCTGGCAGCGCGGCAGCAACGAGAACACCAACGGCCTGCTGCGCCAATACATGCCCAAAGGCACCGACCTCTCGCCACTCACCCAGCAACAGCTCGACGCGATCGCGATCGAACTCAACGGCCGGCCGCGACAGACTCTCGGCTGGCAGACACCAGCAGAGAAACTCACCGAACTTCTTGCGACGACCGGTTGA
- a CDS encoding enoyl-CoA hydratase codes for MQELVLTETVGRVRIVTLNRPEARNALDTALQRASATALVDAERDDRVDVVVLTGADPAFCAGLDLRELGSTGDNLKGGAGDATGNPFAALWQMTKPVIGAVNGACVTGGFELALACDFLVASERAKFGDTHARVGVTPGGGMSVFLPQAVGVRMAKQISLTGNFVDARRAYELGLVNEVVEHDRLLPRAVEIASDIAGNDPRAVRNLKQLYDENARLSAGDAIANEQRVFRAWRVDPAEVEARRAAVVARGRTQ; via the coding sequence ATGCAGGAGCTGGTCCTCACCGAGACGGTCGGTCGCGTCCGGATCGTGACGCTGAACCGCCCCGAGGCGCGCAACGCGCTCGACACCGCGCTGCAGCGCGCTTCCGCGACCGCGCTCGTGGACGCGGAGCGCGACGACCGGGTCGACGTCGTCGTCCTGACCGGTGCCGACCCCGCGTTCTGCGCGGGTCTCGACCTGCGCGAGCTCGGCAGCACGGGTGACAACCTCAAGGGCGGGGCCGGCGACGCGACCGGCAACCCCTTCGCGGCCTTGTGGCAGATGACGAAGCCCGTCATCGGCGCCGTCAACGGCGCCTGCGTGACCGGCGGGTTCGAGCTCGCGCTCGCGTGCGACTTCCTCGTCGCCTCGGAGCGGGCCAAGTTCGGCGACACGCACGCACGTGTCGGTGTGACGCCCGGCGGCGGGATGAGCGTCTTCCTTCCCCAGGCGGTCGGGGTGCGGATGGCGAAGCAGATCAGCCTGACCGGGAACTTCGTCGACGCGCGGCGCGCGTACGAGCTCGGGCTGGTGAACGAGGTCGTCGAGCACGATCGTCTGCTCCCTCGAGCGGTCGAGATCGCGAGCGACATCGCGGGCAACGACCCGCGCGCCGTCCGCAACCTCAAGCAGCTCTACGACGAGAACGCGCGGCTGAGCGCGGGAGACGCGATCGCGAACGAGCAGCGTGTGTTCCGCGCCTGGCGCGTCGATCCCGCCGAGGTCGAGGCGAGGCGCGCGGCGGTCGTAGCGAGAGGCCGCACACAGTAG
- a CDS encoding type IV toxin-antitoxin system AbiEi family antitoxin domain-containing protein, with product MEEQLGVKEDKVAKIAADQHGLVTWEQALGAGIHRRSIDNCLARCRWQPVHEGVYRIAGAPRTWEQDLLAACLAVGGQVAVSHRAAATLAGILPTQFCGVELTVVYARNPAPRDVVVHRLRDLTDRWIVEQDGIPVTSVARTLVDLGAVAPFGVVARALDRAVGRKLVTLAEVRRALGAVARKGRRGVGTMRTLLDERGVGADPAGVLEARMAALLRAHGLPPADSEYEVCDERGQFLGRVDFAYPEIKLAVEVDGYESHVALDAFRRDRARQNDLVEAGWTVLRFVWRDVDRLHPVVANRIARTHARLLGSVRHT from the coding sequence ATGGAAGAACAACTGGGCGTCAAGGAGGACAAGGTCGCGAAGATCGCCGCCGATCAGCATGGTCTCGTGACGTGGGAGCAAGCGCTCGGCGCGGGCATCCACCGCCGAAGTATCGACAACTGCCTCGCGCGTTGCCGTTGGCAGCCCGTACACGAAGGCGTGTACCGGATCGCCGGAGCGCCGAGGACGTGGGAGCAGGACTTGCTCGCAGCATGCCTCGCGGTCGGCGGGCAGGTCGCGGTGTCGCATCGAGCGGCGGCCACGCTCGCGGGCATCCTCCCGACCCAGTTCTGCGGCGTCGAGCTGACGGTCGTCTACGCGCGAAACCCGGCTCCGCGTGATGTGGTGGTCCACCGGCTGCGGGACCTCACCGACCGGTGGATCGTTGAGCAGGACGGGATCCCGGTCACCTCCGTGGCGCGCACGCTCGTCGATCTCGGTGCCGTCGCGCCGTTCGGGGTCGTTGCTCGGGCGCTCGACCGTGCCGTCGGCCGGAAGCTCGTCACGCTCGCCGAGGTGCGGCGCGCGCTTGGCGCCGTCGCGCGCAAGGGTCGCCGCGGCGTGGGAACGATGCGAACGCTGCTCGACGAGCGCGGCGTCGGCGCCGATCCCGCGGGCGTGCTCGAAGCGCGCATGGCTGCGCTACTGCGAGCCCACGGTCTCCCGCCCGCCGACTCCGAGTACGAGGTATGCGACGAGCGCGGGCAATTCCTCGGGCGGGTCGACTTCGCGTACCCGGAGATCAAGCTCGCGGTCGAGGTGGATGGCTACGAGTCGCACGTCGCGCTCGACGCGTTCCGGCGTGACCGCGCCCGCCAGAACGACCTCGTCGAAGCCGGCTGGACCGTCCTCCGGTTCGTCTGGCGCGATGTCGACCGTCTGCATCCGGTAGTCGCGAACCGCATCGCGCGCACCCACGCCCGCCTTCTGGGAAGCGTCAGACACACATGA
- a CDS encoding cytochrome b/b6 domain-containing protein yields the protein MTTSRQADVERAPTSADATTDVLDAPVVRFDRVERVVHWCNATLFGVLMLTGAALYAGPISTLVGRRELVRTIHVYSGLALPVPLLVGLCLRAGRQLRADVRALSRWIPDDSRWLFSWGRDTRVRLGKFNPGQKLNATFVAAVIVVMLATGSIMNWFNLFPTDYRTGAEFVHDWFALGLWLVVIGHVWLAFSDPVALHGMTGGSVTASWARRHRPRWYEELTGSAEGVPRADR from the coding sequence GTGACGACCAGCCGACAAGCTGACGTCGAACGCGCCCCGACGAGCGCCGACGCGACGACGGACGTTCTCGACGCGCCCGTCGTGCGCTTCGACCGCGTCGAGCGCGTCGTGCACTGGTGCAACGCGACGCTGTTCGGCGTCCTCATGCTGACGGGGGCCGCGTTGTACGCGGGCCCGATCTCGACGCTCGTCGGACGGCGCGAGCTCGTCCGCACGATCCACGTCTACTCAGGTCTCGCGCTGCCCGTCCCGTTGCTCGTCGGCCTGTGCCTGCGTGCGGGCCGTCAGCTGCGCGCCGATGTGCGCGCGCTGAGCCGCTGGATCCCCGACGACTCGCGCTGGCTGTTCTCGTGGGGCCGCGACACGCGCGTGCGGCTCGGCAAGTTCAACCCGGGGCAGAAGCTGAACGCGACGTTCGTCGCCGCGGTGATCGTGGTCATGCTCGCGACGGGGTCGATCATGAACTGGTTCAACCTGTTCCCCACCGACTACCGCACCGGCGCGGAGTTCGTGCACGACTGGTTCGCGCTGGGGCTGTGGCTGGTCGTCATCGGTCACGTGTGGCTCGCGTTCTCCGACCCCGTCGCCCTCCACGGCATGACCGGCGGGTCCGTGACCGCGTCGTGGGCCCGGCGCCACCGGCCCCGCTGGTACGAGGAGCTGACCGGCTCGGCGGAAGGGGTCCCGAGGGCCGATCGCTAA
- a CDS encoding MBOAT family protein, with protein MLFPTVTFAIFFMIVLPVSWLLMPKPARWKIFIIAASYYFYGYWDWRFVFLLAASTLGNQLFGRLIHRSEEERLRRWFLVGAVAMNLGLLGYFKYYDFFISSGENLLRDVGIAVSPQIIAITLPVGISFFTFQALSYVVDIYRGNFEPVPLPEFAVYLSFFPHLVAGPIVRAAEFLPQLREKHDPRRVDGSRAFFLVASGLFKKVVIANFLATEIVDKVFASPGRHSGFEVLIAIYAYAVQIYADFSGYTDIAIGLALMLGFRFPQNFDAPYSARSLQDFWRRWHMTLSRWLRDYLYIPLGGNRRGRLTTYRNLMLTFVLGGLWHGAAWTFVVWGAIHGGVLAFEHWRHEERIARGLPEVEDTWQRRAIDRFVTFQIVCLAWVFFRADSFSNAAAVLGRLFHWGGGAPLVTPWVLLAIAVGIGSQYVPGRAFARVMSEFSRLSPVMQGAMLGVGLLFINVLGPRGVAPFIYFKF; from the coding sequence ATGCTCTTCCCGACCGTCACGTTCGCGATCTTCTTCATGATCGTGCTGCCGGTGAGCTGGCTCCTCATGCCGAAGCCGGCTCGCTGGAAGATCTTCATCATCGCGGCGTCGTATTACTTCTACGGCTACTGGGACTGGCGGTTCGTCTTCCTCCTCGCCGCGTCGACGCTCGGGAACCAGCTGTTCGGCCGGCTGATCCACCGCAGCGAGGAGGAGCGCCTCCGCCGGTGGTTCCTCGTCGGCGCGGTCGCGATGAACCTCGGCCTGCTCGGCTACTTCAAGTACTACGACTTCTTCATCAGCTCGGGGGAGAACCTCCTGCGCGACGTCGGCATCGCGGTCTCGCCCCAGATCATCGCGATCACCCTGCCCGTCGGCATCTCGTTCTTCACCTTCCAGGCGCTGAGCTACGTCGTCGACATCTACCGCGGGAACTTCGAGCCGGTCCCGCTGCCGGAGTTCGCCGTCTACCTGTCGTTCTTCCCGCACCTCGTCGCCGGCCCGATCGTCCGCGCGGCGGAGTTCCTCCCCCAGCTCCGCGAGAAGCACGACCCGCGCCGCGTCGACGGCAGCCGCGCGTTCTTCCTCGTCGCGTCGGGTCTGTTCAAGAAGGTCGTCATCGCGAACTTCCTCGCGACGGAGATCGTGGACAAGGTCTTCGCGTCGCCGGGGCGGCACTCCGGGTTCGAGGTCCTGATCGCGATCTACGCGTACGCGGTGCAGATCTACGCCGACTTCAGCGGGTACACGGACATCGCGATCGGGCTCGCGTTGATGCTCGGGTTCCGGTTCCCGCAGAACTTCGACGCGCCGTACAGCGCGCGCTCGCTGCAGGACTTCTGGCGCCGTTGGCACATGACGCTGTCGCGCTGGCTGCGCGACTACCTCTACATCCCACTGGGCGGCAACCGGCGCGGGCGACTCACGACGTACCGCAACCTCATGCTGACGTTCGTGCTCGGCGGCCTGTGGCACGGCGCCGCGTGGACGTTCGTCGTGTGGGGCGCGATCCACGGCGGCGTGCTCGCGTTCGAGCACTGGCGTCACGAGGAGCGGATCGCGCGCGGCCTGCCGGAGGTCGAGGACACGTGGCAGCGCCGCGCGATCGACCGCTTCGTGACGTTCCAGATCGTCTGTCTCGCGTGGGTGTTCTTCCGGGCGGACTCGTTCTCGAACGCGGCCGCGGTGCTCGGCCGGCTGTTCCACTGGGGCGGCGGCGCGCCGCTCGTCACGCCGTGGGTGCTGCTCGCGATCGCGGTCGGCATCGGGTCGCAGTACGTCCCGGGACGTGCGTTCGCACGCGTCATGTCGGAGTTCTCGCGGCTGTCCCCGGTGATGCAGGGCGCAATGCTCGGCGTCGGACTGCTGTTCATCAACGTCCTCGGGCCCCGCGGCGTCGCGCCGTTCATCTACTTCAAGTTCTGA
- a CDS encoding 2,3-bisphosphoglycerate-independent phosphoglycerate mutase, with protein MDVTPLIQAADTKILLVVMDGLGGYADAQHGTELEEANTPNLDRLAAEGVCGLAEPVGPGITPGSGPGHLGLFGYDPETFELGRGALSAAGLDFALRAGDVAARGNLCTLAPDGTIADRRAGRIPDPEAAAVVEKLQAGVRLEGAEVFFRHEREHRVLVVLRGEGLEPNVGDTDPQQTGVAPLEPAVHDPGSKRTAELVTELGAQVRRILADEPKANYLLLRGFDTHRELPSFADRYGLRAAAVAIYPMYRGIARLLGMDVLGRPADLDEQLDILRDAWDDHDYFFLHHKYTDSAGEDGDRARKVAAIERLDAVVPALRTLGGSGPDVVAVTGDHATPSQMAAHSWHPVPTLLWSERCGRDEVDRYGERWCLRGGLGIRPMKTLMPIMLANAGRLQKYGA; from the coding sequence ATGGACGTCACGCCGCTCATCCAGGCTGCCGACACGAAGATCCTGCTCGTCGTGATGGACGGGCTCGGCGGGTACGCGGACGCGCAGCACGGCACGGAGCTCGAGGAGGCGAACACGCCGAACCTCGACCGGCTCGCGGCCGAGGGCGTGTGCGGTCTGGCGGAGCCGGTCGGGCCCGGCATCACGCCCGGTTCGGGACCCGGCCATCTCGGGCTGTTCGGCTACGACCCGGAGACGTTCGAGCTCGGACGCGGCGCGCTCAGCGCGGCGGGGCTCGACTTCGCACTGCGGGCGGGCGACGTCGCCGCGCGCGGGAACCTGTGCACGCTCGCGCCGGACGGCACGATCGCGGACCGGCGCGCCGGGCGCATCCCCGACCCCGAGGCCGCCGCGGTCGTCGAGAAGCTGCAGGCCGGGGTGCGGCTGGAGGGCGCCGAGGTGTTCTTCCGCCACGAGCGCGAGCACCGGGTGCTCGTCGTGCTGCGCGGCGAGGGGCTCGAGCCGAACGTCGGCGACACCGACCCGCAGCAGACCGGTGTCGCGCCGCTCGAACCCGCGGTGCACGACCCGGGCTCGAAGCGGACGGCCGAGCTCGTCACCGAGCTGGGCGCGCAGGTGCGTCGCATCCTCGCCGACGAGCCGAAGGCGAACTACCTGCTGCTGCGCGGGTTCGACACGCACCGCGAGCTGCCGAGCTTCGCGGACCGCTACGGGCTGCGCGCGGCGGCCGTCGCGATCTACCCGATGTACCGCGGGATCGCGCGTCTGCTCGGGATGGACGTGCTCGGGCGTCCGGCCGATCTCGACGAGCAGCTCGACATCCTGCGCGACGCGTGGGACGACCACGACTACTTCTTCCTGCACCACAAGTACACGGACTCCGCCGGTGAGGACGGGGACCGCGCGCGCAAGGTCGCGGCGATCGAACGGCTCGACGCGGTCGTGCCCGCGCTGCGCACCCTGGGCGGCTCCGGGCCCGATGTCGTCGCGGTGACGGGCGACCACGCGACGCCGAGCCAGATGGCCGCGCACTCGTGGCATCCCGTCCCGACGTTGCTGTGGAGCGAGCGCTGCGGCCGCGACGAGGTCGACCGCTACGGCGAGCGCTGGTGCCTGCGGGGCGGCCTCGGCATCCGACCGATGAAGACGCTCATGCCGATCATGCTCGCCAACGCGGGCCGTCTCCAGAAGTACGGCGCGTAG
- a CDS encoding dihydrodipicolinate synthase family protein: MAAPPFTGVGVALVTLFDDTGALDTPATAELAARLVDLGVRAVVVAGSTGEAATLDRTERIELLDAVRAAVTGVPVIAGTGAPSAHQAARFTRDACDHGADAVLVLSPPGDADQRAYYDTVRSVAGRCPVLAYHFPRVSSPGIPVGTLPELPIAGLKDSSGDARRLLQELTTWNRPLYTGAASLLALGGPAGCAGAILSLANVDPEHCSAAFDGDLDAQRALAEADVATHERFPLVLKERVAKRFGTSTTCRAV; encoded by the coding sequence ATGGCAGCTCCTCCCTTCACCGGCGTCGGCGTGGCCCTCGTCACGCTGTTCGACGACACCGGCGCGCTCGACACGCCGGCCACCGCCGAGCTCGCCGCGCGACTCGTCGACCTCGGTGTCCGTGCCGTCGTCGTCGCGGGGAGCACGGGCGAGGCCGCCACGCTCGACCGCACCGAGCGCATCGAGCTCCTCGACGCCGTTCGCGCCGCGGTCACCGGCGTGCCGGTCATCGCGGGGACGGGCGCCCCCTCCGCGCACCAGGCGGCCCGGTTCACGCGTGACGCGTGCGACCACGGCGCCGACGCTGTGCTCGTGCTGTCGCCGCCCGGCGACGCCGACCAGCGCGCGTACTACGACACCGTGCGATCCGTCGCGGGCCGGTGCCCCGTGCTCGCCTATCACTTCCCCCGTGTGTCGTCGCCCGGCATCCCCGTCGGCACGCTCCCGGAGCTGCCGATCGCGGGGTTGAAGGACTCGTCGGGCGACGCGCGGCGTCTGCTCCAGGAGCTGACCACGTGGAACCGCCCGCTCTACACCGGCGCGGCGTCGCTGCTCGCGCTGGGCGGTCCGGCCGGCTGCGCGGGCGCGATCCTCTCGCTCGCGAACGTCGACCCGGAGCACTGCTCCGCCGCGTTCGACGGCGACCTGGACGCGCAGCGTGCCCTCGCGGAGGCCGACGTCGCGACCCACGAGCGCTTCCCGCTCGTGTTGAAGGAGCGCGTCGCCAAGCGCTTCGGCACGTCGACGACGTGTCGCGCGGTGTGA
- a CDS encoding molybdopterin-dependent oxidoreductase, with protein sequence MATPEAARGTPVGRRVFLGLVGLGAAGIVWGAKVDDFLERTVGQLVSKDGTGIASLLPFGRFRIYTVTGDLPSRSKAAWNLRVHGLVNRPFTINYADLRAMPATHLTRDFQCVTGWRVHDVGWTGVRLADLLDRAGVQPSARALRLTSFDGTYTESLTLAQARRADVVAAYQLDGHDLSTEHGGPVRLYVAPMYGYKSLKWLDTIEVVDRVEPGYWEQQGYDVDGWVGKSNGRDDQPTS encoded by the coding sequence ATGGCCACGCCAGAGGCTGCCCGTGGCACACCGGTCGGACGGCGGGTGTTCCTCGGCCTCGTGGGCCTCGGCGCGGCGGGGATCGTGTGGGGCGCCAAGGTCGACGACTTCCTCGAGCGCACCGTCGGTCAGCTCGTCTCGAAGGACGGGACGGGCATCGCGTCACTCCTGCCGTTCGGCCGGTTCCGCATCTACACGGTGACGGGTGACCTGCCGAGCCGCAGCAAGGCCGCGTGGAACCTGCGCGTGCACGGCCTCGTCAACCGGCCGTTCACGATCAACTACGCCGACCTGCGCGCCATGCCGGCCACGCACCTCACGCGCGACTTCCAGTGCGTCACGGGGTGGCGAGTGCACGACGTCGGGTGGACCGGTGTCCGCCTCGCCGACCTGCTCGACCGGGCCGGCGTGCAACCGAGCGCGAGAGCCCTCCGGCTGACGAGCTTCGACGGCACCTACACCGAGAGCCTGACGCTCGCGCAGGCGCGCCGCGCGGATGTCGTCGCCGCGTACCAGTTGGACGGGCACGACCTGTCGACCGAGCACGGCGGACCCGTGCGCCTCTACGTCGCGCCGATGTACGGCTACAAGTCGCTCAAGTGGTTGGACACGATCGAGGTCGTCGACCGCGTCGAGCCCGGCTACTGGGAGCAACAGGGCTACGACGTCGACGGCTGGGTCGGGAAGTCGAACGGTCGTGACGACCAGCCGACAAGCTGA
- a CDS encoding thioesterase family protein codes for MTAVSIPDAVYHREGDTLVPTELARGPWSPDAQHGGPPAALLARAAETFQRVDGARVARLTIELLRPVPLVPLRVAARMVRPGRKVQLVEASLFADDLEVVRATALRLREQPLAMPEGILDPSRPEDGTTGDVAFERDWPVNFADAVEFRTVRGGPGGEPGPGTCWIRLRVPIVAGEEPTPLQRLAAAADFGNGISSPLGWERYTFVNPDLTIALHRAPAGEWIGLESRTWPDADGIGVADTALYDERGRVGRSVQTLLLDAR; via the coding sequence GTGACCGCGGTGTCGATCCCGGACGCCGTCTACCACCGCGAGGGCGACACGCTCGTGCCGACCGAGCTCGCCCGGGGCCCCTGGTCGCCCGACGCGCAGCACGGCGGACCGCCGGCCGCGCTGCTTGCCCGCGCGGCCGAGACGTTCCAGCGCGTCGACGGTGCGCGCGTCGCGCGACTCACGATCGAGCTGCTGCGGCCCGTCCCGCTCGTGCCGCTGCGTGTCGCGGCGCGGATGGTGCGACCCGGCCGGAAGGTGCAGCTCGTCGAGGCGTCGCTGTTCGCCGACGACCTCGAGGTCGTCCGCGCGACTGCGTTGAGGTTGCGCGAGCAGCCGCTCGCCATGCCCGAGGGCATCCTCGATCCGTCACGCCCGGAGGACGGGACGACCGGTGACGTGGCGTTCGAGCGCGACTGGCCCGTCAACTTCGCCGACGCCGTCGAGTTCCGGACCGTGCGCGGCGGGCCGGGCGGGGAGCCGGGACCGGGGACGTGCTGGATCCGCCTGCGCGTCCCGATCGTCGCGGGCGAGGAACCGACGCCGCTGCAACGCCTCGCGGCCGCCGCGGACTTCGGCAACGGGATCAGCTCGCCGCTCGGCTGGGAGCGCTACACGTTCGTGAACCCCGACCTCACGATCGCGTTGCACCGCGCGCCCGCAGGCGAGTGGATCGGCCTCGAGTCGCGCACGTGGCCAGACGCCGACGGCATCGGGGTGGCCGACACCGCGCTGTACGACGAGCGCGGTCGCGTCGGCCGGTCGGTCCAGACGCTGCTCCTCGACGCCCGCTGA